Within the Microbacterium terricola genome, the region GTGCACCTCTCCGTCGACAGCCCCGGTTCGGGCATCGTCGCGATCGAGACGCACGTCCCGAAGGACTGATCGGGCTCTCACCGGTGCGGTGAGGACCCCCTCGCGAGCCCTGTAAGTCCGGGGCCGTTCACCTCTCGTTCACCCTCGTCGCCCAATCTCTTAAGAGTCGCCCTCTACGGTCGTGCCGAACCCCGCACCGAGGTTCGAACCCCTTGACCCGTAAGGATCCACAGTGAAGATCTCACGCCTCGCCCAGCTGGGCGCTGTCGCCGCCGTCGCGGCCCTCACACTCACCGCGTGCGCCGCCAACGAGACGCCCGCCACCAGCCCGTCGGGTGACGCATCCGAGGCCGCCACGCTCACCGGCACCCTCGTCGGCGGCGGCGCGTCGTCGCAGGAAGTGGCCGTGCAGACCTGGGCCGCCGGCCTGCAGACCGCGAACCCCGACTTCACGGTCGACTACGACCCGGCCGGCTCCGGCACCGGTCGCGAGTCGTTCCAGAACGGCGCCGTGCAGTTCGCCGGCTCCGACCGCGCGTTCAAGACCGACGAGATCGAGGCCGGCCCGTGGGAGGTCTGCGCCGACGGCTCCGACCTGGTCGAGATCCCGACCTACATCTCCCCCATCGCCGTGGCCTTCAACCTGCCCGGTGTCGAGTCGCTGAACCTCGACGCCGCCACCGTCGCGGGCATCTTCGCCGGCGAGATCACCACGTGGAACGACGACGCGATCGCGTCCCTCAACGACGGCGTGGACCTGCCCGACACCGCCATCACGCCGGTTCACCGCTCGGACGACTCGGGCACCACCGAGAACTTCACCGACTACCTGTTCCAGACGGCGGGCGACGTCTGGACGAACGAGCCCGATGGCGTCTGGCCGCTGAAGGGCGGCGAGGCTGCGAACGGCACCTCCGGCGTCATCGAGGCCGTCCAGGGCGGCGAGGGCGCGATCGGCTACGCCGACGCCTCGCGCGTCGCCGACACCGAGCTCGGCACCGTCGCCATCCAGGTGGGCGAGGAGTTCGTCTCCTACTCCCCCGAGGCCGCCGCGCTCGTCATCGACGCCTCGCCTGAGGAAGAGGGCCGCGCCGACAGCGACATCGCGATCGCCATCGACCGCACCACGACCGAGGCCGGCGCCTACCCGATCGTGCTCGTGAGCTACCTGATCGGCTGCGCCGAGTACGCTGACGCCGAGCAGGCCACGCTCGTCAAGGCCTTCTTCAGCTACGCCGCCAGCGCCGAGGGTCAGGAAGCAGCCGCCGCTCAGGCCGGCAACGCGCCGATCTCCGACACGCTGCGCACCGAGATCGAAGCAGCGATCGCGGTCATCAAGTAACGGGAGCCCGCCCGGCTCCCACCGCCCGTGCGGTGGGAGCCGGGCACTCTCACGACATCCACTGAGCACACGAAGGTTCGAGACATGACGACAGTCCCCGCGGCGCCTCCGGCCGCCGCCCAGATGCAGGGGAAGCAGCGCCCCGGCGATCGCTGGTTCTCGGGCACCGCGCTGTTCGCGGGCATCATGATCCTCGTCACGCTGGCCGCGGTCGCGATCTTCCTGATCGTGCAGTCGCTGCCCGCGTTCGTCGCCACCCCCGAAACCGCGTCGCTGCTCTCCACGAACTTCTGGGACTACGTCTGGCCGCTGGTCTTCGGCACCGTCTGGGCCGCCGCGCTGGCGCTGCTCATGGCCGTCCCGCTCTCGCTCGGCGTCGCCCTGTTCATCTCCCACTACGCGCCCCGCCGGCTGGCGCAGGCGCTCGGCTACGTCGTCGACCTGCTCGCCGCGGTGCCGTCGGTCGTCTTCGGCCTCTGGGGCATCGGCGTGCTCGCCCCGGCCGTCCAGCCGGTCTACTCCTGGTTCGTCGACAACCTCAGCTGGATCCCGTTCTTCGCGGGCCCCGTCTCGAGCACCGGACGCACGATCTTCACCGCCGCGATGGTGCTGGCCGTGATGGTCGTCCCGATCATCACGGCGATCTGCCGCGAGATCTTCCTGCAGACCCCCACCCTCCACGAGGAGGCCGCCCTCGCGCTGGGAGCCACCCGCTGGGAGATGATCCGGATGGCTGTGCTCCCGTTCGGACGCAGCGGCATCGTCTCGGCCGCCATGCTCGGCCTCGGCCGCGCGCTCGGCGAGACGATGGCGGTCGCGATGGTGCTCTCCGTCTCGGGCGGCATCACCTTCGCCCTGTTCACCTCGGGCAACCCCTCCACGATCGCCGCGAACATCGCCCTGCGCTTCCCCGAGGCCTACGGCCTGAACGTGAACGTGCTCATCGCGACCGGCCTCATCCTGTTCATCGTGACCTTCGCGGTCAACGCCGTCGCGCGCTACATCGTGAACAGGCGCAAGGAATTCTCGGGGGCCAACTGACATGACCATCACTGAGACCCGTCCCCAGGCGCCCGCGCTCGACAAGCCGCGCGGGCTGACCAGCGGCCGCCTCGCCGCGTGGGTGCCGTGGGGCCTGCTCGGAGCGTCGCTCCTGCTCACCCTGCCGGTGTTCGCGATCTTCGCGATGGCCGAGGGCGCCGAGTTCAGCGTGGCCGGCTGGATCATCGTCGGCACGCTCATCTACCTCGTCCTGATCACGGTGATCTCGTCGATCGTCGAGGGCACGCGCCGCGCGGTGGACCGGATGGTCCTCGGCGTGGTGACGAGCGCCTTCGCGATCGCGATGGTGCCGCTGATCTCGGTGGCGTGGACCGTCGTCAGCTACGGCATCGCCCGTTTCGACGCCATGTTCTTCACCTACTCGATGCGCAGCGTCGTGGGCGAGGGCGGCGGCGCGGTGCACGCGATCGTCGGAACCGTGCTCATCACGCTCGCGGCCGCCGTCATCTCGATCCCCATCGGCCTGTTCACCGCGATCTACCTGATCGAGTACGGCGAAGGCAAGCGGATCGCCCGCGGCATCACCTTCCTCGTCGACGTGATGACCGGCATCCCGTCGATCGTCGCCGGTCTCTTCGCCTACGCCCTCTTCGCGCTCTTCTTCGGCCCGGGCATCCGGATGGGCATCATGGGCGCGGTCGCCCTCGCGGTGCTGATGATCCCCGTTGTCGTCCGCTCCAGCGAGGAGATGCTGCGCCTCGTGCCGAACGAGCTGCGTGAGGCGTCGTACGCCCTCGGCGTGCCGAAGTGGCTCACGATCGCGAAGGTGGTGCTGCCGACCGCCATCGCGGGCATCACCACGGGCATCATGCTCTCGATCTCGCGGGTCATCGGCGAAACGGCGCCCCTGCTCATCACGGCCGGGTTCACCGCATCCGTCAACTACGACCTGTTCAACGGCCGCATGCAGACGCTGCCGGTCTTCACCTACACCCAGTACATGAACCAGGGCACCCCCGCCCAGGCCTATGTCGACCGCGCCTGGGCCGCCGCCCTCACCCTCATCATCATCGTCATGGTGCTGAACCTCGTCGCCCGTCTCGTGGCGAAGATCTTCTCGCCCAAGACGGGTCGCTGACC harbors:
- the pstS gene encoding phosphate ABC transporter substrate-binding protein PstS, coding for MKISRLAQLGAVAAVAALTLTACAANETPATSPSGDASEAATLTGTLVGGGASSQEVAVQTWAAGLQTANPDFTVDYDPAGSGTGRESFQNGAVQFAGSDRAFKTDEIEAGPWEVCADGSDLVEIPTYISPIAVAFNLPGVESLNLDAATVAGIFAGEITTWNDDAIASLNDGVDLPDTAITPVHRSDDSGTTENFTDYLFQTAGDVWTNEPDGVWPLKGGEAANGTSGVIEAVQGGEGAIGYADASRVADTELGTVAIQVGEEFVSYSPEAAALVIDASPEEEGRADSDIAIAIDRTTTEAGAYPIVLVSYLIGCAEYADAEQATLVKAFFSYAASAEGQEAAAAQAGNAPISDTLRTEIEAAIAVIK
- the pstC gene encoding phosphate ABC transporter permease subunit PstC, producing MTTVPAAPPAAAQMQGKQRPGDRWFSGTALFAGIMILVTLAAVAIFLIVQSLPAFVATPETASLLSTNFWDYVWPLVFGTVWAAALALLMAVPLSLGVALFISHYAPRRLAQALGYVVDLLAAVPSVVFGLWGIGVLAPAVQPVYSWFVDNLSWIPFFAGPVSSTGRTIFTAAMVLAVMVVPIITAICREIFLQTPTLHEEAALALGATRWEMIRMAVLPFGRSGIVSAAMLGLGRALGETMAVAMVLSVSGGITFALFTSGNPSTIAANIALRFPEAYGLNVNVLIATGLILFIVTFAVNAVARYIVNRRKEFSGAN
- the pstA gene encoding phosphate ABC transporter permease PstA, whose product is MTITETRPQAPALDKPRGLTSGRLAAWVPWGLLGASLLLTLPVFAIFAMAEGAEFSVAGWIIVGTLIYLVLITVISSIVEGTRRAVDRMVLGVVTSAFAIAMVPLISVAWTVVSYGIARFDAMFFTYSMRSVVGEGGGAVHAIVGTVLITLAAAVISIPIGLFTAIYLIEYGEGKRIARGITFLVDVMTGIPSIVAGLFAYALFALFFGPGIRMGIMGAVALAVLMIPVVVRSSEEMLRLVPNELREASYALGVPKWLTIAKVVLPTAIAGITTGIMLSISRVIGETAPLLITAGFTASVNYDLFNGRMQTLPVFTYTQYMNQGTPAQAYVDRAWAAALTLIIIVMVLNLVARLVAKIFSPKTGR